Within the Pelagovum pacificum genome, the region GGTCAGGTGCGTGATACGCGCGTTCCGGGGGCCGCAATGGTGGCTTTGCGTCTTTCCTGGAGCGAAAACGACACGCGACCGCGCGGCAGCCCTCGCGCGGCCCTCCGAAGTCGTCGCGGCAGCTTGCGCGGCCCGGGGCGACGGACTAACCAGCCGTCATGGAAAACGCCGCTCACGACCGCCTTCTCATCATCGATTTCGGCAGCCAGGTGACCCAGCTGATCGCGCGCCGCCTGCGCGAGCTGTCGGTTTACTGCGAAATCCACCCCTTCCAGAACGTCACCGACGCCTTCCTCGACGAGTTCGCGCCGAAGGCGGTGATCCTGTCGGGCGGACCCGCGTCGGTCATCGACGACGGCTCGCCGCGGCCGCCGGCGAAGGTGTTCGACCTCGGCGTGCCGGTGCTCGGCATCTGCTACGGCCAGCAGGCGATGATGGACATGCTGGGCGGCCGGGTCGAACGCGGCGACGGCACCGCGGAATTCGGCCGCGCCTTCGTGGAGCGCAAGGGCGACAAGCATCCCGACCTGCTGACCGGCTGGTTCCTCGACGGCCGGGAACAGGTCTGGATGAGCCACGGTGACCACGTCGCTGAAATCGCTCCGGGATTCGAGGTGCTCGGCACCTCTCCCGGTGCGCCCTTCGCGATCACCGGTGACCGGGATCGGAACTTCTACGCGGTGCAGTTCCACCCCGAAGTGCATCACACGCCGAACGGCCCGACGCTCTACCGCAACTTCGTCGAGCTCGCCGGCTTCAAGGGCGACTGGACCATGGCCGCCTACAAGGAAGAGGCGATCCGCCTGATCCGCGAACAGGTCGGCGACTCAAAGGTGATCTGCGCGCTGTCCGGCGGCGTCGACAGCTCCGTTGCCGCGATCCTGATCCACGAGGCGATCGGCGAACAGCTGACCTGTGTCTTCGTCGACCACGGGCTGATGCGGATGAATGAGGCGCAGGAAGTCGTCTCCATGTTCCGCGAGCATTACAATCTGCCGCTGATCCACGCCGAGGAGTCCGACCGTTTCATCGGAGCGCTCGAGGGGGTCAGCGACCCCGAGGTGAAGCGCAAGACGATCGGCGGCCTCTTCATCGACGTCTTCCAGCATTACGCCGACGAGATCGAGGGTGTGAAGTTCCTCGCCCAGGGCACGCTTTATCCCGATGTCATTGAATCGGTGAGCTTCTCCGGCGGCCCCTCCGTCACGATCAAGAGCCACCACAATGTCGGCGGCCTGCCCGAGAAGATGGGCCTCAAGCTGGTCGAGCCTCTGCGCGAGCTGTTCAAGGACGAGGTCCGCGCGCTTGGTCGCGAGCTCGGCCTGCCCGAGAGCTTCATCGGCCGGCACCCCTTCCCGGGCCCCGGCCTCGCCATCCGCTGCCCTGGCGAGATCACCCGTGACAAGCTCGAGATCCTGAGGAAGGCCGACGCGGTCTATATCGACCAGATCCGCAAGCACGGGCTCTATGACGAGATCTGGCAGGCCTTCGTGGCAATCCTGCCGGTCCGCACCGTCGGCGTCATGGGCGACGGGCGCACCTACGACTTCGCCTGCGCGCTGCGCGCCGTGACCTCCGTCGACGGGATGACCGCCGACTACTACCCGTTCAGCCACGAATTCCTCGGCGAGACCGCGACGCGCATCATCAACGAGGTGCGCGGCATCAACCGGGTGACCTACGACATCACGAGCAAGCCGCCCGGCACGATCGAGTGGGAATGACCCGCCCGTGAGACGCCTCGCCGCCCTCGTCCGCTGGGGGATCGCACTGCTGCTTCTGAGCGCGACGGTGACAATGGCCTCCGCCTGGGCGACGGTGCGATGCGACCGGCTGATCGGGACGGATGCAGTTTACGAGACAGGTGTCGTCTTGGGCGCAGGGTTCGTGATGCCACCCGCGCCGGGCCCCGGCAGCCGGGACCGGGCGCTTGCGGGTGTGCGTCTTTACGAGGCCGGCGTCGTGGAGCGGCTGCATTTCTCCGGCTCAGCCGGGCGCGGGACGGGGTTTTCGGTCGGTCAGCTGATGGCGGACCTGGCCGTCGAAGACGGTGTGCCGGCTGAGGACATCACGGTAGAGACCAAGTCGGAATCGACCCTCGAGAACGGCCTCCTCTCCAAGCCGATCATCGCAACTTCGGCCAGCAACCTTCTGATTACCGAAGGTTTTCATCTGATCCGCAGCCGCGCCAGCATGGCCTTCGCGGGCCTGCCGGTCGATGGCATGTGCCGCTCCTCCGCCTTTGGCGAGCGCGGGCCGTCCGACATCGCCTGGATGATCCTGCGCGAGTCGCTTGCCTGGTGGTTCAACCTCGCCCGTGGCGCGCTCTGGAAGCTCGGCACCGTACTCGGACTGGAGGAGTCGATGCCCGGCTTCCTGCTGCACTGATGGAGGCGACAGCCGCACAAGTGACTCGCGCCGCGCTGTGGATGCTCGGCGCCGTGGTGTCGTTCAGCTCCATGGCGTTGGCGGGCCGCGCCGTCAGCTTCGAGCTCGATACGTTCGAGATCATGGCCTACCGCTCGATCATCGGCTTCGCCATCGTGGTGAGCGTGCTGACCGCGACCGGCCGGCTGCACGTGGTCAAGCGCGATCGCCTCGGCCTCCACGTGGTGCGCAACCTGGCGCACTTCACCGGCCAGAACCTCTGGTTCTTCGCGGTCAGCGTCGCACCGCTCGCGCAGGTCTTCGCGGTCGAGTTCACCTCGCCGATTTGGGCGCTGTTCCTCGCCGGGCTCATCCTGAAGGAGCGGATCACCGGCACGGCCGTGCTCGCCGCGATGCTCGGCTTCGTGGGCGTACTGATCGTCGCCCGCCCGAGCGTGGAGACGGTGGATGCCGGAATCATCGCCGCCGCGCTCTGCGCCATCGGGTTCGGCCTGACGGCGGTCCTCACCCGGCTGCTGACGCGGCACGAGACGGTGTCTTCCATCCTGTTCTGGCTGACCGGGCTTCAGGTGATCTTCGGCCTGGTCTGCGCGCTGATCGACGGGCAGATGGCCCTGCCGTCGGCGGGGTCCGTGCCGCTGCTGATCCTGATCGGCTGCGCCGGCCTCTCCGCCCACCTCTGCCTGACGAGCGCGCTCGCCCTCGCCCCGGCGAGCGTGGTGATGCCGATCGACTTCCTGCGTCTTCCGCTAATCGCGATCGCCGGGATGGTGATCTACGCCGAGGCCCTCGACGGCTGGGTCTTCGTCGGCGGCGCCGTGATCTTCGGAGCGAACTACCTCAACATCGTGAGGAAGAACCGCCGAGCCCCCGCAACAGGTGCGAAAATGTGACGCGATAAGCGCCTCGAGGTTGTGACGCGGCGTTAACAATTGACCGGAAAGACCCCTCTGCCGGAATGTCTGACGACAACTTCGGGAGGACCCCACTCATGGCATTCAAGAGGACTTCGGTCGCCGCGATGGCGGCCCTTCTCGCCACCACCTCGCTCGCCCATGCCGGCGGCATCGACCGGCTTCGCACTCCGCTTGGTCTGCTGTTCGAAGACGGAAGCGGCGCGAACCTGACGCTGTCCTACGGCACGCCCGACGTGAGCGGGACCTATGGCCCGGCGCTCGGCGGCGGCAGCACCGGTGACATGGCCGGCAGCTTCATCAACTACAGCTTCACGTTGAAGACCCAGCTGAACGACCGTATCGGCCTGATGTTCACCAGCTTTTCGCCCTATGGCGCGAATGCCGATTACATGCAGGGACCCTACACCGGGCTGTCTGCGGACTGGGATGCGGACGGTTCCACCATCCTCGCCAGCTACCGGCTGAACCCGAACTTCATCTTCTACGGCGGTGCGCGGATCACGACGAGCCAGGCTGAAATCACGATCCCCGACACGCTCATCCGTGGCGGTCTCGCCGCTGCCGGTGCCGCCGGCAACGCGACGGCGGGCGCTGCTGCGGCCGCTGCCCCGGCCGGATCGCTCGCCTACAGCGCGACGACCGAGAAGAACGGCGGCACGAGCTACATCGCCGGCGCAGCCTACGAGCGCCCCGACATCGCCTTGCGCGTCGGCCTGACCTACGAGAGCGGCTACACCCACGAGTTCGAGACGGTCGAAACGCTTCCCGGCCTCGGCGTGAGCGCCTCCAGCGTCACGGAGATCGACATGCCGAGCGTCGTGACGCTCGACTTCCAGACCGGGGTCGCCGCCGACACGCTGGTCTTCGGCTCGATCCGGCACGCCACCTGGTCGGACTGGCACGTGCGCCCGCAGGCCTATGACGCGCTGTTCGGCGAAGAGATCACCGGCTTCGACAACGACGTGACCACCTACCAGGTCGGCGTTGGCCGCCAGTTCTCCGACGCGCTGTCGGGCTTTGCCCGCGTGACCTACGAGGCCGCCGACGGTGAAACCGCCAGCCGGCTCGCGCCGACGGACGGCACCCGCGGCATCGGCGTGGGCATGTCCTACGACGC harbors:
- the guaA gene encoding glutamine-hydrolyzing GMP synthase; this encodes MENAAHDRLLIIDFGSQVTQLIARRLRELSVYCEIHPFQNVTDAFLDEFAPKAVILSGGPASVIDDGSPRPPAKVFDLGVPVLGICYGQQAMMDMLGGRVERGDGTAEFGRAFVERKGDKHPDLLTGWFLDGREQVWMSHGDHVAEIAPGFEVLGTSPGAPFAITGDRDRNFYAVQFHPEVHHTPNGPTLYRNFVELAGFKGDWTMAAYKEEAIRLIREQVGDSKVICALSGGVDSSVAAILIHEAIGEQLTCVFVDHGLMRMNEAQEVVSMFREHYNLPLIHAEESDRFIGALEGVSDPEVKRKTIGGLFIDVFQHYADEIEGVKFLAQGTLYPDVIESVSFSGGPSVTIKSHHNVGGLPEKMGLKLVEPLRELFKDEVRALGRELGLPESFIGRHPFPGPGLAIRCPGEITRDKLEILRKADAVYIDQIRKHGLYDEIWQAFVAILPVRTVGVMGDGRTYDFACALRAVTSVDGMTADYYPFSHEFLGETATRIINEVRGINRVTYDITSKPPGTIEWE
- a CDS encoding YdcF family protein, whose protein sequence is MRRLAALVRWGIALLLLSATVTMASAWATVRCDRLIGTDAVYETGVVLGAGFVMPPAPGPGSRDRALAGVRLYEAGVVERLHFSGSAGRGTGFSVGQLMADLAVEDGVPAEDITVETKSESTLENGLLSKPIIATSASNLLITEGFHLIRSRASMAFAGLPVDGMCRSSAFGERGPSDIAWMILRESLAWWFNLARGALWKLGTVLGLEESMPGFLLH
- a CDS encoding DMT family transporter; the encoded protein is MEATAAQVTRAALWMLGAVVSFSSMALAGRAVSFELDTFEIMAYRSIIGFAIVVSVLTATGRLHVVKRDRLGLHVVRNLAHFTGQNLWFFAVSVAPLAQVFAVEFTSPIWALFLAGLILKERITGTAVLAAMLGFVGVLIVARPSVETVDAGIIAAALCAIGFGLTAVLTRLLTRHETVSSILFWLTGLQVIFGLVCALIDGQMALPSAGSVPLLILIGCAGLSAHLCLTSALALAPASVVMPIDFLRLPLIAIAGMVIYAEALDGWVFVGGAVIFGANYLNIVRKNRRAPATGAKM
- a CDS encoding outer membrane protein transport protein; protein product: MAFKRTSVAAMAALLATTSLAHAGGIDRLRTPLGLLFEDGSGANLTLSYGTPDVSGTYGPALGGGSTGDMAGSFINYSFTLKTQLNDRIGLMFTSFSPYGANADYMQGPYTGLSADWDADGSTILASYRLNPNFIFYGGARITTSQAEITIPDTLIRGGLAAAGAAGNATAGAAAAAAPAGSLAYSATTEKNGGTSYIAGAAYERPDIALRVGLTYESGYTHEFETVETLPGLGVSASSVTEIDMPSVVTLDFQTGVAADTLVFGSIRHATWSDWHVRPQAYDALFGEEITGFDNDVTTYQVGVGRQFSDALSGFARVTYEAADGETASRLAPTDGTRGIGVGMSYDAGGAEFTMGVEYQKLGDATDASGTEFEDNDALGVSFGITSGF